In Pseudomonas saudiphocaensis, one DNA window encodes the following:
- a CDS encoding efflux RND transporter permease subunit, with the protein MSHTPSRVERWVECCADGLMAWRRSLLVLFVLITVGLGYSATQVRLDPAFNKQIPVSHDYMLNFLDYSRMFTGANRILVSVRWKGEGDIYNPEFLETLQNVTDDVFFISGVSRPSVTSLFTPNVRYIEVTEEGYVGDLVVPPHYSGTVEDLAQVRSNAARSGQVGSLIANDLRSALVRADLQDSDARTGAAVSYAAVAAELEAIRDRYASDNIEIHIVGFAKLVGDVIEGLSTVIGFFVVAFFITAALLWIYTRSLKLTLVALVVALLPVIWLLGLLPLLGLGIDPMSILVPFLIFSIGVSHAVQMTNAWKQDVLQGCDSINAARSAFCKIFIPGALALLMNALGFAVIMLIDIPIVHELGITACIGVMLMIITNKMMLPIIISHLSLEASARVGNRPVSAGRHPLWWRLSALALPGPALVVFACCVLLLGFGVTKARQLEVGDIGAGAPELRADSRYNQDNERIIGSYSIGLDVLAVFVESPGGQEACLDPKVMRAIEAFDFEMRNVTGVQSVQSVASMAKAVIAGNNEGNPRWAAIPGAPRGLQQGSLAYSPDHGLVSEGCAHQQILVFLSDHEGATIFHVVNEAKRVIAAVSVPEARFKLAGGNVGVMAASNEAVKRAEVIMLAALFCSVALFCLLTFRSLRAVLCILVPLGIVAILCNALMAMLGIGLKVATLPVMALGVGVGVDYGIYLYERIQHEMAEGRDLRTAFYEAMCQRGTAAVFTAVTMSIGVCTWAFAPLKFQADMGVLLAFMFLVNVFGAILVLPALAAWFDQGRALVTPRTVTALPAEAQA; encoded by the coding sequence ATGAGCCATACACCGAGCAGAGTCGAGCGCTGGGTAGAGTGTTGTGCCGACGGGCTGATGGCGTGGAGAAGGAGCCTTCTAGTGCTGTTCGTGCTGATCACGGTGGGCTTGGGCTACAGCGCAACCCAGGTTCGGCTGGACCCGGCATTCAACAAGCAGATTCCGGTCAGCCACGACTACATGCTGAACTTCCTTGACTACAGCCGCATGTTCACCGGCGCCAACCGGATCTTGGTGAGCGTGCGCTGGAAAGGCGAGGGCGATATCTATAACCCGGAATTCCTCGAAACGCTGCAAAACGTCACTGACGATGTGTTCTTCATCTCAGGCGTCAGCCGCCCTAGCGTGACATCGCTCTTTACCCCGAACGTGCGCTATATCGAGGTCACCGAAGAGGGCTACGTGGGCGATCTGGTGGTGCCGCCTCACTACTCGGGTACGGTGGAGGACCTGGCCCAGGTGCGCAGCAACGCGGCCCGGTCAGGGCAGGTTGGCAGTTTGATCGCTAACGACCTCAGGTCGGCCCTGGTGCGGGCTGACCTGCAGGACAGCGACGCGCGGACCGGGGCGGCCGTGTCTTATGCGGCGGTCGCCGCCGAACTCGAAGCGATCCGGGATCGTTACGCCAGCGACAACATTGAGATCCACATCGTTGGGTTCGCCAAGCTGGTGGGCGATGTGATCGAGGGCCTGAGTACGGTGATCGGCTTCTTCGTGGTGGCTTTTTTTATCACCGCGGCGCTGCTCTGGATCTACACCCGTTCGCTGAAGCTGACGTTGGTTGCGTTGGTTGTGGCGCTGTTGCCGGTGATCTGGTTGCTCGGGCTGCTGCCGTTGCTGGGGCTGGGCATCGACCCGATGTCGATCCTGGTACCTTTCCTGATCTTCTCCATCGGCGTATCCCACGCCGTGCAGATGACCAACGCCTGGAAGCAGGATGTGTTGCAGGGCTGTGACTCGATCAATGCGGCGCGCTCGGCGTTCTGCAAGATCTTCATTCCCGGCGCTCTGGCGTTGCTGATGAACGCGCTGGGGTTTGCGGTGATCATGCTCATCGACATTCCCATCGTTCATGAGCTGGGAATTACCGCCTGTATCGGCGTGATGCTCATGATCATCACCAACAAGATGATGTTGCCCATCATCATTTCCCACCTCAGCCTGGAGGCCAGCGCTCGAGTGGGCAACAGGCCGGTATCGGCCGGGCGACACCCGCTGTGGTGGCGGCTCTCCGCACTGGCGTTGCCGGGGCCGGCGCTGGTGGTGTTCGCCTGCTGTGTGCTGCTTCTCGGCTTTGGAGTGACCAAGGCGCGGCAGCTGGAGGTGGGCGATATCGGCGCAGGCGCGCCGGAACTGCGCGCCGATTCGCGTTACAACCAGGATAACGAAAGGATTATAGGCAGCTACTCCATCGGCCTGGATGTGCTCGCAGTCTTTGTCGAGTCGCCTGGCGGCCAAGAGGCGTGCCTTGATCCCAAGGTGATGCGCGCCATCGAGGCCTTCGATTTCGAGATGCGCAATGTGACCGGCGTTCAGTCCGTGCAGAGCGTGGCGAGTATGGCCAAGGCCGTGATCGCCGGCAACAATGAGGGCAACCCGCGCTGGGCGGCCATCCCCGGCGCGCCGCGTGGCCTGCAGCAGGGCTCATTGGCCTACTCGCCAGACCACGGCCTGGTCAGTGAGGGTTGCGCGCATCAGCAGATTCTGGTGTTCCTCAGCGATCATGAGGGCGCGACGATCTTCCATGTCGTCAACGAGGCCAAGCGGGTTATCGCTGCGGTGTCGGTGCCCGAGGCTCGTTTCAAGCTCGCCGGAGGTAACGTCGGAGTGATGGCCGCCTCCAACGAGGCAGTCAAGCGAGCCGAGGTGATCATGCTGGCCGCACTGTTCTGTTCGGTCGCCCTGTTCTGCCTATTGACCTTCCGCTCACTGCGCGCGGTGCTGTGCATCCTGGTGCCGTTGGGCATCGTTGCCATCCTCTGCAATGCGCTCATGGCCATGCTCGGCATCGGCCTGAAAGTGGCGACCTTGCCGGTGATGGCGCTTGGGGTAGGCGTTGGCGTGGACTATGGCATCTATCTCTACGAGCGTATCCAGCACGAGATGGCCGAGGGCCGGGATCTGCGAACGGCATTCTACGAGGCCATGTGCCAACGCGGCACGGCGGCGGTATTCACCGCGGTGACCATGTCCATCGGTGTCTGCACTTGGGCGTTTGCACCACTCAAGTTCCAGGCAGACATGGGCGTGTTGCTGGCGTTCATGTTCTTGGTAAACGTGTTCGGCGCGATTCTGGTGCTGCCGGCGTTGGCAGCCTGGTTTGATCAGGGCAGGGCGCTGGTCACTCCCCGGACGGTGACGGCATTGCCTGCCGAGGCTCAGGCTTGA
- a CDS encoding helix-turn-helix transcriptional regulator — protein MNAQQRQLLVQAGIGVEQYDEIISSMYDAALDSLSLGRAMKLMRNLFQANYVTLILRVSEDTAMAPMIVSGEVGGVDDPSGAVIYLTYENEGAPFNAIKPDVVFTIEDLMSLAEWSSSTYYLMYCHPYNSFYMLGVNIATPEGGTLRFRINRPKSAPAFSETDRLLCELLVPHLRRAMHIHSQLDRKASMGTLYSQAISRLSVATMVLDESGKVLEYNPVASEILESNDGLKLVGGRLEATYPSDNRELQRVLRAAFAGQGAEAENATAALSIARPSGQVSFGVVVESVPSQDLADSKVRPAAVVYIRDAAGKSLANTMVTKQLFNLTPAETALALELANGLSLEEAAEELNIRRNTARAHLRSIFSKTGVRRQTELVRIMLNSVMALGSSPKVYESPVPRPQLAPSVRRSA, from the coding sequence ATGAATGCACAGCAGAGACAGTTGCTGGTCCAGGCGGGTATCGGGGTGGAACAGTACGACGAAATCATCAGCAGCATGTACGACGCTGCACTCGATTCCCTGAGCCTTGGGCGTGCGATGAAGCTTATGCGCAACCTGTTCCAGGCCAACTACGTCACGCTGATTCTGCGCGTCTCGGAGGACACGGCGATGGCGCCGATGATCGTTTCGGGCGAAGTGGGCGGTGTGGATGACCCCAGTGGTGCGGTCATCTACCTGACCTACGAGAACGAGGGCGCGCCGTTCAACGCCATCAAGCCGGATGTGGTGTTCACGATTGAAGACTTGATGAGCCTGGCAGAGTGGTCGAGCTCGACTTACTATCTTATGTATTGCCACCCCTATAACTCCTTCTACATGCTGGGCGTCAACATCGCTACGCCTGAGGGCGGTACGCTGCGCTTTCGCATCAATCGGCCTAAGTCCGCGCCGGCCTTCAGTGAGACGGATCGTCTTCTGTGCGAGCTGCTGGTTCCTCATCTGCGAAGAGCGATGCATATCCATTCGCAACTCGATCGCAAGGCCTCGATGGGAACGCTGTACTCTCAGGCCATCAGCCGCCTTTCCGTGGCCACCATGGTGCTCGACGAAAGCGGCAAGGTACTGGAATACAACCCGGTGGCAAGCGAGATTCTGGAAAGCAATGACGGACTCAAGCTGGTCGGTGGGCGTCTGGAGGCGACCTATCCGAGCGACAATCGAGAATTGCAAAGGGTGCTGCGTGCAGCCTTTGCAGGCCAGGGCGCGGAGGCTGAAAACGCTACGGCTGCCTTGTCGATTGCGCGTCCTTCCGGGCAGGTGAGCTTCGGCGTGGTGGTCGAGAGCGTACCGTCCCAGGACCTGGCCGACAGCAAGGTTCGGCCCGCTGCGGTGGTGTACATCCGCGATGCGGCTGGAAAGTCCCTGGCCAACACCATGGTGACCAAGCAGTTGTTCAATCTGACCCCGGCCGAGACCGCCCTGGCGCTGGAACTGGCCAATGGTCTGTCGCTGGAGGAGGCGGCTGAAGAGCTGAATATCCGGCGCAACACGGCGCGCGCGCACCTGCGATCGATCTTTTCCAAGACCGGTGTGCGGCGCCAGACGGAGCTGGTCCGGATCATGCTGAACAGTGTCATGGCACTGGGCAGTTCTCCCAAGGTGTACGAAAGCCCGGTGCCGCGCCCGCAACTCGCCCCTTCGGTCAGGCGTTCTGCCTGA
- a CDS encoding DUF1329 domain-containing protein has translation MRRKKLLGLGLASVFALPTTFGVAFAQLPEDQIARLSTELTCFGAIKAGNADGTIPEFSGKWSAAPDGIDPSASTHPQDPYANEQPLFVITADNMDSHADKLSAGQKALFRQYPATFRMPVYPSHRDFTYSQGVCDATLENARIAKLVNNGEGIEGRAGGVMFPIPQSAEEIRMNATMGGRYAWTEDYISDNAYVLKDGKINWGRVHSRNSAPGNEPGKVIYTKDLAASAYYSNLTLLPQRDKGEVNNGIHTWDYVANPSQSWRYDPGTRRVRQSPGYGYDMSFPGTGGSITVDEVRIFNGSGQRYNWEIIGKQELYIPANNYKIHAKEHKYADMLTPHHINPDVMRYELRRVWVIRATLKDGFRHLYAKRDLYIDEDSWMPVMGDNYDNRGELWRTSMLNTIHLPELQGWQAGVGLYHDLNAGTYLAFNLINEQRRGYYLNRGGITPGDFGPEAARRAGQ, from the coding sequence ATGCGACGTAAAAAGCTCTTGGGCCTAGGCCTTGCTAGCGTATTTGCTTTGCCGACCACCTTCGGTGTGGCATTTGCACAATTACCGGAGGATCAAATCGCCCGTCTTAGCACCGAGCTGACCTGTTTCGGCGCGATCAAGGCCGGCAATGCCGACGGCACAATTCCGGAGTTCAGTGGCAAATGGTCTGCTGCTCCGGACGGCATCGATCCAAGCGCCAGTACCCATCCCCAGGATCCATACGCCAACGAACAGCCACTTTTCGTGATCACCGCGGACAACATGGATAGCCACGCCGATAAGTTGTCGGCAGGGCAGAAGGCGCTCTTCCGGCAGTATCCGGCTACCTTCCGCATGCCTGTGTATCCGTCGCATCGCGACTTCACCTACAGCCAGGGCGTCTGCGATGCGACGCTGGAGAACGCCCGCATCGCCAAGTTGGTGAACAACGGCGAAGGTATCGAGGGGCGTGCCGGCGGGGTGATGTTCCCGATTCCTCAATCGGCCGAAGAAATCCGCATGAACGCGACTATGGGTGGTCGCTATGCCTGGACCGAAGATTACATCTCCGACAACGCCTATGTGCTCAAGGATGGCAAGATCAACTGGGGCCGGGTTCACTCGCGCAACTCGGCGCCGGGCAACGAGCCGGGCAAGGTGATCTATACCAAGGATCTTGCCGCCTCTGCCTACTACAGCAACCTGACCCTGCTGCCGCAGCGTGACAAGGGTGAGGTGAACAACGGTATCCATACCTGGGACTACGTCGCCAACCCGTCCCAGAGCTGGCGCTACGATCCGGGTACTCGTCGCGTGCGCCAGTCGCCTGGCTACGGTTACGACATGTCGTTCCCCGGCACCGGCGGCTCCATCACCGTGGATGAGGTGCGGATCTTCAACGGCTCGGGCCAGCGTTACAACTGGGAGATCATCGGCAAGCAAGAGCTGTATATCCCGGCCAACAACTACAAGATTCACGCCAAGGAGCACAAGTACGCCGACATGCTCACGCCTCATCACATCAATCCCGACGTGATGCGCTACGAGCTGCGTCGTGTCTGGGTGATCCGTGCCACCCTGAAGGACGGCTTCCGGCACCTGTACGCCAAGCGTGACCTGTACATCGATGAAGACAGCTGGATGCCGGTGATGGGCGACAACTACGACAACCGTGGCGAGCTGTGGCGCACCTCCATGCTCAACACCATCCATCTGCCGGAGCTGCAAGGCTGGCAGGCGGGCGTTGGCCTCTATCACGACCTGAACGCCGGCACCTACTTGGCCTTCAACCTCATCAACGAGCAGCGCCGTGGCTACTACCTGAACCGTGGCGGCATCACTCCCGGCGACTTCGGGCCTGAGGCCGCGCGCCGTGCCGGCCAGTAA
- a CDS encoding EthD domain-containing protein, with protein sequence MKYLSLIKRRRDFSAEAFRNYYENQHVPLALSFFPPQLYRRNYPVPDVELAVDCLCEFAYPDGFDIEAAMGTTAGPALAEDEGNFIERDSTRTAQATLLCGEPAPSRSLARREFWLIPHGDAESESLQKAFQGLPVAIRDGACLEALQPFWCDDFPYAALLSLEAVSTGPLPAKFAALGAVRVRVDSCASQHG encoded by the coding sequence TTGAAATACCTGAGCCTAATCAAACGGCGGAGGGACTTCTCCGCCGAAGCCTTCCGCAACTACTACGAAAACCAGCACGTACCGCTTGCGCTGAGTTTCTTCCCGCCGCAACTGTATCGTCGCAATTATCCTGTTCCCGATGTTGAGCTGGCCGTCGACTGCCTCTGCGAGTTCGCTTACCCCGATGGGTTCGATATCGAGGCGGCCATGGGGACAACTGCGGGCCCAGCGCTGGCTGAGGACGAAGGCAACTTCATCGAGCGTGACAGCACCCGTACCGCGCAAGCCACGCTGCTTTGCGGCGAGCCGGCGCCGTCGCGGTCCCTGGCTCGCCGCGAGTTCTGGCTGATACCCCACGGCGATGCCGAGTCCGAGTCGCTGCAGAAGGCTTTCCAGGGACTGCCGGTTGCGATCAGGGACGGCGCCTGTCTGGAGGCGCTGCAACCCTTCTGGTGCGACGACTTTCCCTACGCTGCGCTGCTTAGCCTGGAGGCGGTCTCCACAGGTCCGCTGCCGGCGAAGTTCGCCGCACTGGGTGCAGTGCGTGTCAGGGTGGACAGCTGCGCCTCCCAGCACGGCTGA
- a CDS encoding Rieske 2Fe-2S domain-containing protein: MTKLAEISVEDRLQPHRYARGWHCLGAVEEYRDGKPHTVEAFGSRLVAFADTKGDIHVLDAYCPHMGADLSQGTVEGDRIVCPFHHWKYDASGKCVDIPYCKRIPPKAKTRSWLTCVENGLLFVWNNPEGRPPREEVVIPHLPEMDSDEWIHEWNIDTMLIETHPRELVDNLADAQHFGPVHGTPTTYFSNVFEGHIGHQFFRGDSEHLGGSLAADSAYYGPATHFTRLSSNFGGVEVNAILLNSHVPISPNSFVLRFGCMVKRVQGMTEEQTREIAKQYVVGNRNSFYQDVVIWKTKTRIDKPVLAENDGPVYQLREWYQQFYTDEDLVPASMAERREIVTVDLRSE, from the coding sequence ATGACCAAACTCGCAGAAATCAGTGTTGAAGACAGGCTTCAACCCCATCGCTATGCCCGCGGATGGCACTGCCTGGGGGCAGTCGAAGAGTACCGTGACGGCAAGCCGCATACCGTGGAAGCGTTCGGCAGCCGCCTGGTGGCGTTTGCCGATACCAAGGGTGATATCCATGTCCTTGACGCCTATTGCCCGCACATGGGCGCAGACCTTTCCCAAGGTACCGTGGAAGGTGATCGCATCGTCTGTCCGTTTCACCACTGGAAGTACGATGCCAGCGGCAAGTGCGTCGACATTCCCTATTGCAAGCGGATTCCACCGAAAGCAAAAACACGCAGCTGGCTGACCTGTGTCGAGAACGGGTTGCTATTCGTCTGGAACAACCCGGAAGGCCGGCCGCCGCGCGAAGAAGTGGTTATTCCGCATCTGCCGGAGATGGACAGCGACGAGTGGATCCATGAGTGGAACATCGATACCATGCTGATCGAGACCCACCCTCGCGAGCTAGTGGACAACCTAGCCGACGCGCAGCATTTCGGGCCGGTACACGGCACGCCGACCACCTACTTCTCCAACGTCTTTGAAGGCCACATCGGTCATCAGTTTTTCCGCGGTGATTCAGAGCACCTCGGCGGTAGTCTCGCGGCCGATTCGGCCTACTATGGCCCGGCGACGCACTTTACCCGCCTGAGCTCCAACTTTGGCGGGGTAGAGGTTAATGCCATCCTGCTGAACAGCCATGTTCCAATCTCGCCCAACAGCTTCGTGCTGCGCTTCGGCTGCATGGTCAAGCGCGTGCAGGGCATGACCGAGGAGCAGACGCGCGAAATCGCGAAGCAGTACGTGGTGGGCAATCGCAACTCCTTCTACCAGGACGTGGTGATCTGGAAAACGAAAACCCGTATCGATAAGCCGGTGCTTGCGGAGAATGACGGCCCGGTCTATCAGCTTCGCGAGTGGTATCAGCAGTTCTATACCGACGAAGACCTGGTACCCGCGAGCATGGCCGAGCGCCGTGAAATCGTCACGGTTGATCTGCGGTCTGAATGA
- a CDS encoding enoyl-CoA hydratase/isomerase family protein — MVQNSSVVLEREGQLAHIRLARPEVLNALNTEMAEALLAACQDVASDSDVRVLLLSGEGRAFMAGGDLQDLRKDSVEAAKRILAPLQASISLLDSMQVPVVAQVHGAVAGAGLSLMMIADIVIASEDTRFSFAYSDIATSCDGGASWALPRLVGLRKSIEIAMLGEPLDPHEALKLGLLNRVVPASQLAQVTNRMVERLLTRDPFALKHLKYLLRTSLDRSLDSQLEEERDAFLQCVARPSFPVAIDRFFEARKSRREQI, encoded by the coding sequence ATGGTACAGAATTCGTCGGTCGTGCTTGAGCGTGAAGGGCAACTGGCCCACATCCGCCTCGCCCGCCCTGAAGTACTCAACGCGCTGAATACTGAAATGGCCGAGGCCTTGCTGGCGGCCTGCCAAGACGTCGCAAGCGATTCCGATGTGCGTGTATTGCTCCTCAGCGGCGAAGGGCGGGCCTTCATGGCCGGAGGCGATCTGCAAGATTTGAGGAAGGACAGTGTGGAAGCGGCCAAGCGCATTCTTGCGCCTCTCCAAGCAAGCATCAGCTTGCTTGATTCCATGCAAGTCCCGGTTGTAGCACAGGTACACGGCGCGGTGGCCGGCGCCGGCCTCAGCCTGATGATGATTGCCGATATTGTCATTGCTTCCGAGGACACGAGATTCAGTTTCGCTTACAGCGATATCGCGACATCTTGCGATGGCGGCGCTTCCTGGGCGCTTCCGCGCCTGGTCGGGCTTCGCAAGTCCATTGAGATCGCAATGCTGGGTGAGCCGCTCGATCCGCATGAGGCGCTCAAGCTCGGTTTGCTTAATCGCGTCGTACCGGCATCGCAGCTTGCACAAGTTACGAATCGCATGGTCGAGCGTTTGCTGACACGCGACCCGTTTGCCCTCAAGCACCTAAAGTATCTTCTTCGAACCTCTCTAGATAGATCGCTTGATAGTCAGTTAGAGGAAGAGCGTGACGCGTTTTTGCAATGTGTCGCACGGCCCAGCTTTCCTGTAGCAATAGACCGTTTCTTCGAAGCAAGAAAGTCACGGCGCGAGCAGATTTGA
- a CDS encoding FAD-binding and (Fe-S)-binding domain-containing protein, with protein sequence MNAAAPVQRNALPAAFLAGVEQLIPAERLFDDPLSTLAFGTDASFYRLIPKLVVRVESETEVIRLLKLAHAEKVPVTFRAAGTSLSGQAISDSVLIVLGDNWNGREIRNGGEQIRLQPGVIGANANAVLAPLGRKIGPDPASINAAKIGGIVANNSSGMCCGTAQNSYKTLAGLRLVLADGTLIDSEDPASVAAFRQSHGALLDQLAQLGRETRANTELAAKIRHKYRLKNTTGFSLNALVDYDEPLDILNHLMVGSEGTLGFISAVTYDTVPDHAHKASALIVFPDVESCCLAVPVLKQQPVSAVELLDRRSLRSVENMKGMPEWVKALSPTACALLIESRAATQSLLHEQINLIMASIAHFPVEKQVDFSEDPVVYNQLWRIRKDTFPAVGAVRQTGTTVIIEDVTFPVERLAEGVNRLLELLDKHHYDEAILFGHALEGNLHFVFTQGFDDPVQVARYEAFMQDVAQLVAVEFGGALKAEHGTGRNMAPFVELEWGEQAYQLMWKIKRLLDPTGILNPDVVLSEDPQIHLKNLKPMPAADEIVDKCIECGFCEPVCPSNGLTLTPRQRIVIWRDIQARKRAGVDTSELERLYHYHGVETCAATGLCAQRCPVGINTGDLVRKLRGKEADKTGAANWLADHFSTAVQGTRFMLHAANGAHLILGTKNLGKASAAFTKLSKGRVPQWTPAMPQPLQRLNLPKPAAGDERPRVVYLAACVSRAMGPAARDQEQEPLLDVTRKLLEKAGYQVVFPDDLNNLCCGQPFASKGYAEQAERKRQETLDALLRASRGGLDPIYCDTSPCTLRLVQDLADDRLQVYDPVKFIRTHLLDKLDFVPQETPIAVHVTCSTQHLGEAQALIDIARRCAKEVVIPEGIHCCGFAGDKGFSTPELNAHALRSLKDAVQVCSEGISTSRTCEIGLSRHGEIDYHGLVYLVDRASRTKSPIPA encoded by the coding sequence ATGAACGCGGCAGCACCGGTCCAGCGCAACGCGCTGCCCGCTGCATTCCTCGCCGGCGTCGAGCAACTGATCCCAGCCGAGCGACTGTTCGACGACCCGCTCTCGACACTGGCCTTCGGCACCGATGCGAGCTTCTACCGGCTGATTCCCAAGCTGGTGGTTCGCGTCGAGTCCGAAACCGAGGTGATCCGGCTGCTCAAGCTGGCCCACGCCGAAAAAGTCCCAGTGACCTTCCGCGCCGCCGGCACCAGTCTCTCCGGCCAGGCGATTTCCGACTCGGTACTGATCGTGCTGGGGGACAACTGGAACGGCCGCGAGATTCGCAACGGTGGCGAACAGATCCGCCTGCAGCCGGGTGTGATCGGCGCCAACGCCAACGCCGTGCTGGCACCGCTGGGCCGCAAGATCGGCCCGGACCCGGCCTCGATCAACGCGGCAAAGATCGGCGGCATCGTCGCCAACAACTCCAGCGGCATGTGCTGCGGCACCGCGCAGAACAGCTACAAGACGCTCGCCGGCCTGCGCCTGGTGCTGGCCGACGGCACCCTGATCGACAGTGAAGACCCGGCCAGCGTCGCTGCCTTCCGCCAAAGCCATGGCGCCCTGCTCGACCAGCTGGCGCAACTGGGCAGAGAAACCCGCGCTAACACCGAGCTGGCCGCGAAGATCCGCCACAAGTACCGGCTGAAGAACACTACCGGCTTCTCGCTCAACGCACTGGTCGACTACGACGAGCCGCTGGATATCCTCAACCACCTGATGGTCGGCTCCGAGGGAACCCTCGGCTTTATCAGCGCGGTGACCTACGACACCGTGCCCGACCACGCGCACAAGGCCAGCGCACTGATCGTCTTCCCCGACGTGGAAAGCTGCTGCCTCGCGGTGCCGGTGCTCAAGCAGCAACCGGTCTCGGCGGTGGAGCTGCTGGACCGCCGCAGCCTGCGCTCGGTGGAGAACATGAAAGGCATGCCGGAGTGGGTCAAGGCGCTTTCGCCCACCGCCTGCGCGCTGCTGATCGAATCCCGCGCAGCGACCCAGTCGCTGCTGCACGAGCAGATCAACCTGATCATGGCCTCCATCGCCCACTTCCCGGTAGAGAAGCAGGTCGATTTCAGCGAAGACCCGGTGGTCTACAACCAGCTCTGGCGCATCCGCAAGGACACCTTCCCAGCCGTCGGCGCCGTGCGCCAGACCGGCACCACAGTGATCATCGAGGACGTCACCTTCCCGGTCGAGCGCCTGGCCGAAGGCGTCAACCGTCTGCTCGAACTGCTGGACAAGCATCACTACGACGAGGCGATCCTCTTCGGCCACGCGCTGGAGGGCAACCTGCACTTCGTCTTCACCCAGGGCTTCGATGATCCGGTGCAGGTCGCCCGCTACGAAGCCTTCATGCAGGACGTGGCGCAGCTGGTCGCCGTCGAGTTCGGCGGCGCGCTCAAGGCCGAGCACGGCACCGGGCGCAACATGGCCCCCTTCGTCGAGCTGGAATGGGGCGAACAGGCCTACCAGCTGATGTGGAAGATCAAGCGGCTGCTCGACCCGACCGGCATCCTCAACCCGGATGTGGTGCTGTCGGAAGACCCGCAGATCCACCTGAAGAACCTCAAGCCGATGCCCGCCGCCGACGAGATCGTCGACAAGTGCATCGAGTGCGGCTTCTGCGAACCGGTCTGCCCGTCCAACGGGCTAACCCTGACGCCACGCCAGCGCATCGTCATCTGGCGTGATATCCAGGCGCGCAAGCGTGCCGGCGTCGACACTAGCGAACTCGAACGCCTCTATCACTACCATGGCGTCGAGACCTGCGCCGCCACCGGCCTTTGCGCCCAGCGCTGCCCGGTGGGCATCAATACCGGCGACCTGGTGCGCAAGCTGCGCGGCAAGGAAGCCGACAAGACCGGCGCCGCCAACTGGCTGGCCGATCACTTCAGCACCGCCGTACAGGGCACGCGTTTCATGCTGCATGCCGCCAACGGCGCGCACCTGATTCTGGGCACGAAGAACCTCGGCAAGGCCTCTGCGGCGTTCACCAAGCTCAGCAAGGGCCGCGTGCCGCAATGGACGCCGGCCATGCCGCAGCCCCTGCAGCGCTTGAATCTGCCCAAGCCGGCCGCTGGGGACGAACGCCCGCGGGTGGTCTATCTCGCCGCCTGCGTGTCCCGCGCCATGGGCCCCGCAGCCCGCGACCAGGAGCAGGAACCACTGCTGGATGTGACGCGCAAGCTGCTGGAGAAAGCCGGCTATCAGGTGGTCTTTCCGGACGACCTGAACAACCTCTGCTGCGGTCAGCCCTTCGCCTCCAAAGGCTATGCCGAACAGGCCGAGCGCAAGCGCCAGGAAACCCTCGACGCCCTGCTCAGGGCCAGTCGCGGCGGGCTCGACCCGATCTACTGCGACACCAGCCCCTGCACGCTACGCCTGGTGCAGGACCTGGCCGACGACCGTCTGCAGGTCTACGACCCGGTGAAATTCATCCGCACCCACCTGCTGGACAAACTGGATTTCGTCCCGCAGGAAACACCCATCGCCGTGCATGTCACCTGCAGCACCCAGCACTTGGGCGAAGCGCAGGCACTGATCGACATCGCCCGCCGCTGCGCGAAGGAAGTAGTGATCCCGGAAGGCATTCACTGCTGTGGTTTTGCCGGGGACAAGGGCTTCAGCACGCCGGAGCTCAACGCCCACGCGCTGCGCAGCCTGAAGGACGCGGTACAGGTCTGCAGCGAAGGCATCTCCACCAGCCGCACCTGCGAGATCGGCCTGTCGCGCCACGGCGAGATCGACTACCACGGGCTGGTCTATCTCGTGGACCGCGCCAGCCGGACGAAATCGCCCATCCCCGCCTGA